A DNA window from Hordeum vulgare subsp. vulgare chromosome 1H, MorexV3_pseudomolecules_assembly, whole genome shotgun sequence contains the following coding sequences:
- the LOC123408334 gene encoding gibberellin 2-beta-dioxygenase 3-like: MVVLAKGELEQIALPAVHKTAPPLADLPEVDLSVARSGSEGRAAAARAVAAACEEHGFFKVTGHGVPAELLARVENAAAAFFALSQRDKEAAMSAATPGSPFGYASKRIGNNGDLGWVEYLLLGVTAAGAEAGAPLSVPEEVVPSASLCSFRDLLNEYTVAVRRMTCQLLELMAEGLGMEDRDAFTRLVLHKESDSMLRVNHYPPRPELKQHHGGRVTGFGEHTDPQIISVLRSNATSGLEIALRDGDWVSVPPDQTSFFVNVGDALQVLTNGRFRSVRHRVMVNNIQPRVSVIFFGGPPPRETLAPLPQLVGEGGRSRYKEFTWCEYKASAYGTKLAANRLCHFETTN, encoded by the exons ATGGTGGTTCTTGCCAAGGGCGAGCTGGAGCAGATCGCGCTCCCGGCCGTGCACAAGACAGCACCGCCACTGGCCGACTTGCCGGAGGTCGACCTTTCCGTGGCAAGAAGCGGCTCTGAGGGACGGGCGGCCGCCGCACGCGCGGTGGCGGCGGCGTGCGAGGAGCATGGGTTCTTCAAGGTGACGGGCCACGGCGTGCCAGCAGAGCTCCTGGCGCGCGTCGAGAACGCCGCTGCCGCGTTCTTCGCGCTCTCGCAGCGGGACAAGGAGGCGGCGATGTCGGCCGcgacgccgggcagtccgttcgGCTACGCGAGCAAGCGGATAGGCAACAACGGCGACCTCGGGTGGGTCGAGTATCTCCTGCTCGGTGTCACCGCCGCGGGCGCCGAGGCCGGCGCGCCATTGTCCGTGCCCGAAGAGGTGGTGCCGTCAGCGTCGCTCTGCTCTTTCCG GGACCTTCTGAACGAGTACACGGTGGCCGTGAGGAGGATGACCTGCCAGTTGCTGGAGCTGATGGCGGAGGGCCTGGGCATGGAAGACAGGGACGCGTTCACGAGGCTGGTCCTGCACAAGGAGAGCGACTCGATGCTGCGAGTGAACCACTACCCGCCGCGCCCCGAGCTGAAGCAGCACCACGGTGGCAGGGTCACCGGGTTCGGCGAGCACACCGACCCCCAGATCATCTCCGTGCTCCGCTCCAACGCCACCTCCGGCCTAGAGATCGCCCTGCGCGACGGCGACTGGGTCTCCGTGCCGCCGGACCAGACCTCCTTCTTCGTCAATGTTGGCGACGCCTTGCAG GTACTCACGAACGGGAGGTTCCGGAGCGTGAGACATCGAGTGATGGTGAACAACATCCAACCGCGGGTGTCGGTGATCTTCTTCGGCGGCCCGCCGCCGCGGGAGACGCTCGCGCCGCTACCACAACTCGTCGGGGAAGGCGGGCGCAGCCGCTACAAGGAATTCACATGGTGTGAGTACAAAGCCTCGGCGTATGGAACCAAGCTGGCGGCGAACAGGCTCTGCCACTTCGAGACCACCAACTAG